A single region of the Gemmatimonadota bacterium genome encodes:
- a CDS encoding squalene/phytoene synthase family protein translates to MNPQMILCHELLPTVSRTFALNIRVLPHPLRTEVTVAYLLFRIVDTMEDAPGLYPEERGSLFDAFLERLDGATELTLRPSVRLQFLESVTPRERRLMESADQVFAAFESLPDRRREAIAAHVAETAGGMSRLSREKTRNGLFALETPGDLDEYCYHVAGTIGIMLTRLFTPDGPASNAPRLRRMTALGANFGRGLQLVNILKGIASDRRDGRCFLPAEMLARHGVTPARMLEAPSRAGVLAVAEELAHQAARDLDDALRYTTLLPRTQPRLRVFCLWPLFAAMRTLEILRDGTLTARPGRQPRIRRRTLFREMSVSTAIAMSNAALRARFGRLSGRLFPGPPRPEIWSGTSAVERLMKSVTTSDPTG, encoded by the coding sequence ATGAACCCGCAGATGATCCTCTGCCACGAGCTTCTGCCGACCGTCTCGCGGACCTTTGCGCTCAACATCCGTGTCCTCCCCCACCCGCTTCGCACGGAAGTCACGGTGGCCTACCTGCTCTTTCGGATCGTGGACACCATGGAAGACGCGCCCGGTCTCTACCCGGAAGAACGAGGCTCGCTTTTCGACGCCTTCCTCGAGCGCCTCGACGGCGCGACGGAACTGACGCTCCGGCCGTCCGTGCGTCTCCAGTTCCTGGAATCGGTGACGCCCCGGGAACGCCGCCTGATGGAATCCGCCGACCAGGTCTTCGCCGCCTTCGAGTCGCTGCCGGACCGGCGCCGAGAGGCCATCGCCGCCCATGTCGCGGAAACGGCAGGCGGAATGTCCCGGCTCTCCCGCGAGAAGACCCGCAATGGACTCTTCGCGCTGGAGACGCCGGGCGACCTCGACGAGTACTGCTACCATGTCGCGGGGACAATCGGGATCATGCTCACGCGTCTATTCACGCCGGACGGTCCCGCTTCCAATGCACCCCGGCTCCGCCGCATGACGGCACTCGGCGCGAACTTCGGGCGCGGTCTTCAGCTCGTGAACATCCTGAAGGGGATCGCGTCGGACCGGCGCGACGGCCGGTGCTTCCTTCCGGCGGAAATGCTGGCCCGGCACGGCGTGACGCCCGCGCGGATGCTCGAAGCCCCCTCGCGCGCCGGAGTTCTGGCGGTGGCGGAGGAACTGGCGCATCAGGCCGCGCGGGATCTGGACGATGCACTTCGCTACACGACGCTCCTCCCGCGCACGCAGCCGAGACTACGCGTCTTCTGCCTGTGGCCGCTCTTCGCGGCGATGCGCACGCTGGAGATTCTCCGCGACGGCACGCTCACCGCACGACCCGGCCGCCAGCCACGCATCCGCCGCCGCACGCTCTTTCGCGAGATGTCCGTCTCCACGGCCATCGCGATGTCGAACGCCGCCCTTCGCGCGCGCTTCGGTCGCCTCTCGGGACGCCTCTTCCCGGGGCCTCCCCGACCGGAGATCTGGTCGGGAACTTCCGCCGTCGAACGGCTCATGAAGTCCGTCACCACTTCCGATCCAACCGGATAA
- a CDS encoding amidohydrolase family protein has product MTAGRIPVRRIITAATCAAAASVLLAAWTARADIGGEPSPLRALTSVRIVAGPGAEPVSGTILVRDGRIVALGTMVEIPPGAVVHDLGGFMVYPGLVESYLRLPATQPDAGKADGGKDTAPAGPNARNPRVHAARRAADLLPLPDDLRGEMRRAGFTTALVAPGDGIFRGAAAVVSLGDGDAASRVLVPEAAQVHAFEHGRWGDRTYPNSLMGAIALSRQCLHDARWHRDAWAAWREHGDEADRPAASAALDALLPVAEGARPLLSESEDLRMLPRVLDFAREFGARPIVISGASDEYRRPDRVAEWLADAGASLVLSLNFPPPPAWEGDDEEPAVELDALIHWERAPSNPGIVERAGIPFAATTQGLPARADVRARLREAIRHGLSERAALASLTTEAARVVGLADRVGTLAPGKDANFIVTDGPLFAKGTKIVETWVEGVRFGPDPVRAREGDLAAKWDLVAGEGAAADSFRVRFRKGDEGLEGKLLPKRAPGEDEPEEEDEDDDGAPGAGGGTPLTEVRLMRGVLSFGVPAREGRERLAVSARLDRGRLVGEAVPAEGEPLPLLGVRARWTPEEEPVALLSEEAPCWPPVADVPAAPEAVLVRGATVWTCAEAGVLEHADLLVVDGRIRQVGKGIAAPPGALVLDGSGRHVTPGLIDCHSHSDISGGVNESSNSCTAEVGIGDVVNPRSRAMYRELAGGLTVSSLLHGSANVIGGRNAVVKLRWGAPAEDLLFAEAIPGIKFALGENVKQSNWGDDFTTRYPQTRMGVEQFLRERFLAAEDYRRERSEWTPGAGTRPRLDLQLEVLGEILDGERLVHCHSYRADEIIMLMRVAEDFGFTIGTFQHVLEGYKCADEIAAHGAGASTFTDWWSYKYEVVDAIPYNGAVMWERGVNVSFNSDSSELSRRMNTEAAKAVKYGGVPEEEALLFVTRNPAEQLRVDEWVGSLVPGKHGDFVIWNGHPLRDATICLETWIEGVRRFARDEDLVARTEAASLREALLAKAQRVGNRLERAMGDGHQATFGARFGESLEEVSLWEMGRGECVETRAVCEEE; this is encoded by the coding sequence GTGACCGCAGGCCGGATCCCCGTGCGCCGAATCATCACGGCAGCCACCTGTGCGGCTGCCGCAAGCGTCCTGCTGGCGGCGTGGACCGCCCGTGCCGACATTGGCGGGGAGCCCTCGCCCCTCCGTGCGTTGACCAGCGTCCGCATCGTCGCCGGTCCGGGCGCGGAGCCCGTTTCCGGGACGATTCTGGTCCGGGACGGCCGGATCGTCGCGCTGGGCACGATGGTGGAGATCCCCCCCGGAGCGGTCGTTCACGACCTCGGTGGATTCATGGTCTACCCCGGGCTGGTGGAGAGCTACCTGCGGCTTCCCGCGACGCAACCTGACGCCGGGAAGGCCGACGGCGGAAAGGACACCGCCCCCGCCGGACCGAACGCCCGCAACCCGCGCGTGCACGCGGCGCGCCGTGCGGCGGACCTTCTTCCGCTGCCGGACGATCTGCGGGGCGAAATGCGTCGGGCCGGGTTCACGACTGCGCTGGTCGCTCCCGGGGACGGCATCTTCCGGGGCGCGGCGGCCGTGGTCTCGCTCGGTGACGGGGACGCGGCGAGTCGCGTGCTTGTTCCGGAAGCGGCGCAGGTTCATGCATTCGAACACGGGCGCTGGGGCGACCGGACCTATCCGAACTCGCTGATGGGCGCGATCGCGCTCTCGCGACAGTGCCTGCACGACGCGCGCTGGCATCGCGATGCGTGGGCAGCATGGCGGGAGCACGGAGATGAGGCGGACCGCCCCGCGGCATCCGCTGCGCTGGACGCGCTTCTCCCGGTGGCGGAGGGGGCGCGGCCGCTTCTGTCGGAGTCGGAGGATCTGCGGATGCTCCCGCGCGTACTGGACTTCGCGCGCGAGTTCGGCGCGCGCCCGATCGTCATCTCCGGCGCATCAGACGAATACCGCAGGCCCGACCGCGTCGCGGAGTGGCTTGCGGACGCGGGTGCTTCGCTCGTCTTGTCGCTGAACTTTCCGCCCCCGCCCGCGTGGGAGGGCGACGACGAGGAACCGGCCGTCGAACTCGACGCGCTCATTCACTGGGAACGCGCGCCGTCGAACCCGGGGATCGTGGAGCGTGCGGGGATTCCCTTCGCCGCCACGACGCAGGGGCTTCCCGCGCGTGCCGATGTTCGCGCGCGCCTCCGCGAGGCCATCCGCCACGGGCTTTCCGAGCGGGCCGCGCTGGCATCGCTCACGACGGAAGCCGCGCGCGTGGTGGGGCTTGCGGACCGGGTCGGGACGCTGGCGCCGGGCAAGGACGCGAACTTCATCGTGACGGACGGCCCGCTCTTCGCGAAGGGAACGAAGATCGTCGAGACATGGGTAGAGGGCGTGCGCTTCGGCCCGGACCCGGTCCGTGCGCGGGAAGGAGACCTTGCGGCCAAGTGGGATCTGGTCGCCGGAGAGGGCGCGGCGGCGGATTCGTTCCGCGTGCGCTTCCGAAAAGGGGACGAGGGTCTGGAGGGGAAGCTTCTGCCGAAGCGCGCGCCCGGAGAGGACGAGCCCGAAGAAGAGGACGAGGACGACGACGGCGCACCCGGCGCGGGCGGTGGGACGCCGCTGACCGAAGTGCGCCTGATGCGCGGGGTGCTGTCGTTCGGCGTGCCCGCACGCGAAGGCCGCGAGAGGCTTGCGGTTTCCGCACGGCTCGATCGCGGGCGACTCGTGGGGGAGGCGGTCCCGGCGGAAGGCGAACCGCTTCCGCTGCTCGGAGTGCGTGCGCGCTGGACACCGGAGGAGGAACCGGTTGCGCTCCTCTCGGAGGAGGCGCCGTGCTGGCCGCCGGTTGCGGATGTCCCGGCGGCGCCGGAAGCGGTGCTGGTGCGCGGAGCCACTGTCTGGACCTGCGCCGAGGCGGGGGTTCTGGAGCATGCGGACCTTCTGGTCGTGGACGGGCGCATCCGGCAAGTGGGAAAGGGGATCGCCGCGCCGCCCGGCGCGCTCGTTCTTGACGGGTCGGGGCGGCATGTGACGCCGGGACTCATCGACTGCCATTCGCACTCGGACATTTCCGGCGGGGTGAACGAAAGCTCGAACAGCTGCACGGCGGAGGTCGGGATCGGCGATGTCGTGAACCCGCGCTCGAGGGCGATGTATCGCGAACTGGCCGGGGGGCTCACCGTGTCGAGCCTCCTGCACGGAAGCGCGAATGTGATCGGCGGGCGCAACGCCGTGGTGAAGCTTCGCTGGGGTGCGCCCGCGGAAGACTTGCTCTTCGCGGAGGCGATTCCCGGAATCAAGTTCGCGCTCGGGGAGAATGTGAAGCAGTCGAACTGGGGCGACGACTTCACGACGCGGTATCCCCAGACCCGCATGGGCGTGGAGCAATTCCTCCGCGAGCGCTTTCTCGCGGCGGAGGATTACCGGCGGGAGCGCTCGGAGTGGACCCCCGGCGCAGGGACGCGGCCTCGTCTCGACCTTCAACTGGAAGTGCTCGGCGAGATTCTCGACGGGGAGCGACTCGTACACTGCCACTCGTACCGGGCGGACGAAATCATCATGCTGATGCGCGTGGCGGAGGACTTCGGCTTTACGATCGGGACTTTTCAGCATGTGCTGGAAGGGTACAAGTGTGCGGATGAGATCGCGGCTCATGGCGCGGGCGCGTCGACCTTCACCGACTGGTGGTCGTACAAGTACGAGGTGGTGGACGCCATTCCCTACAACGGCGCGGTCATGTGGGAGCGCGGGGTGAATGTGTCGTTCAACTCCGACAGTTCGGAATTGTCCAGGCGGATGAACACGGAGGCCGCGAAGGCCGTGAAGTACGGCGGCGTTCCGGAGGAGGAGGCACTCCTTTTCGTGACGAGAAACCCCGCCGAGCAACTCCGTGTGGACGAATGGGTGGGGTCGCTGGTCCCGGGGAAGCACGGCGACTTTGTGATCTGGAACGGGCATCCGCTTCGCGACGCGACGATCTGCCTGGAGACATGGATCGAAGGCGTGCGCCGGTTCGCGAGGGACGAGGATCTTGTGGCGCGGACGGAAGCGGCGTCGCTTCGCGAGGCGCTTCTGGCAAAGGCGCAGCGCGTGGGAAACCGCCTGGAGCGGGCGATGGGTGACGGACACCAGGCGACCTTCGGCGCGAGGTTCGGGGAGTCGCTTGAGGAGGTGTCCTTGTGGGAGATGGGGCGTGGCGAGTGCGTGGAGACTCGAGCCGTTTGCGAGGAGGAGTGA
- a CDS encoding amidohydrolase family protein yields MRTAIVRWGVACGLIGAAVAGADARVPEAVTPPVETVRAVAIVGGTVHPVAHPVIEVGVVVMEGGRITAVGAAADTRIPDGARIVDALGLHVWPGLIDCHSRLGLTEIGSVRGTRDGNESGGMNPNARAEVAVNASSSHFPVTRANGTMLAATAPSGGLVSGWSAVIALDGWTWEDMVRRAPLGLVVNWPGMRWKPKRDGKDDTPERPDWEKKVARLSDMLSEARAYGEARDRGEEPRAADIRWEALAPVVTGESRVWIAATTLDQIRAALDWTAAEGVGMVLVEGSGGGGGDAWQCAGELAARDVPVIVQTTRQPAHGYEPYDLPFREPALLAEAGVAIGFGTWGSAHARDLAMEAARAVGHGLARDAAARALTLGAAEILGIADRYGSLEAGKSATVLLVEGDLLDTSMQVRQAWIDGAEVDLSSRHTRLWRKWSARPR; encoded by the coding sequence ATGAGAACAGCGATCGTGCGGTGGGGCGTGGCGTGCGGGCTGATCGGGGCGGCGGTCGCCGGAGCGGACGCACGCGTGCCGGAGGCGGTCACGCCGCCGGTGGAGACAGTGCGCGCGGTAGCGATCGTGGGCGGGACGGTGCATCCGGTGGCACACCCGGTGATCGAGGTCGGCGTGGTCGTGATGGAAGGCGGGCGGATCACGGCGGTGGGTGCGGCGGCGGACACGCGGATTCCGGACGGCGCGCGCATCGTTGACGCGCTCGGGTTGCATGTCTGGCCGGGGCTTATCGACTGCCACAGCCGTCTGGGGCTGACCGAGATCGGAAGCGTGCGCGGAACGCGCGACGGAAACGAATCCGGCGGGATGAACCCGAACGCGCGCGCGGAGGTGGCGGTCAACGCGTCATCGAGCCACTTTCCCGTGACCCGTGCGAACGGCACGATGCTCGCCGCGACGGCCCCGTCGGGAGGGCTGGTGAGCGGGTGGTCGGCCGTGATCGCGCTCGACGGCTGGACATGGGAGGACATGGTGCGGCGTGCGCCGCTCGGGCTGGTCGTGAACTGGCCGGGGATGCGATGGAAGCCGAAGCGCGACGGGAAGGACGACACGCCGGAGCGTCCCGACTGGGAGAAGAAGGTGGCGCGGCTTTCGGACATGCTGTCGGAGGCGCGCGCGTATGGAGAGGCGCGCGACCGCGGAGAAGAACCGCGTGCGGCGGACATCCGGTGGGAGGCTCTCGCGCCGGTTGTCACCGGCGAATCGCGCGTGTGGATTGCCGCGACGACGCTCGACCAGATCCGCGCGGCACTGGACTGGACGGCGGCGGAAGGGGTCGGGATGGTGCTGGTCGAGGGGTCCGGCGGGGGGGGCGGTGACGCGTGGCAGTGCGCGGGAGAGCTGGCGGCGCGCGATGTCCCGGTCATCGTGCAGACGACGCGGCAGCCCGCCCACGGATACGAACCGTACGATCTTCCCTTCCGGGAACCCGCGCTGCTCGCGGAGGCGGGCGTGGCGATCGGGTTCGGGACCTGGGGGTCCGCGCACGCCCGGGATCTTGCGATGGAGGCCGCGCGCGCGGTGGGGCACGGGTTGGCCCGGGACGCGGCCGCTCGCGCGCTGACACTGGGCGCGGCGGAGATCCTGGGGATCGCGGACCGATACGGCTCGCTGGAGGCGGGGAAGAGCGCCACGGTCCTTCTGGTGGAAGGCGACCTTCTCGACACCTCCATGCAGGTGCGTCAGGCATGGATCGACGGCGCCGAAGTGGACCTGTCGAGCCGCCATACGCGTCTCTGGCGGAAGTGGAGCGCGCGCCCGCGGTAG